Proteins from a single region of Crassaminicella profunda:
- the dnaK gene encoding molecular chaperone DnaK, with protein sequence MGKIIGIDLGTTNSCVAVLEGGEPVVIPNAEGNRTTPSVVAFTKNGERLVGETAKRQGITNPDKTIMSIKREMGTDHKTTIDGKDYSPQEISAMTLMKLKADAESYLGEKVTEAVITVPAYFTDSQRQATKDSGKIAGLEVKRIINEPTAASLAYGLDKENEHQKIIVFDLGGGTFDVSVLELGDGVFEVLATHGNNHLGGDDFDQVIIDFLAESFQKEHGVDLRKDKMSLQRLKEAAENAKKELSSTQTANINLPFITATAEGPLHLNMDLTRAKFNQLSASLVEATMEPTRKALNDAGLSTGEVDKVILVGGSTRIPAVQEAVQKLTGKEPHKGVNPDECVAIGAAIQAGVLTGEVKDVLLLDVTPLSLGIETLGSVFTKLIERNTTIPTRKSQVFSTAADNQTAVDIHVLQGERQMASDNITLGRFQLGGIMPAPRGVPQIEVTFDIDANGIVNVSAKDKGTGKEQKITITASTNLSDEEIEKKVKDAEKFAEEDKKRKEAIEAKNKADTMVYETEKALKEVGDKISAEEKTDVEGKLEVLKKAIESDDTEAITKATEELTNAFHALSQKMYQEAAGQNPGAAEGQNTESSQDDNVVDADYEVVDDDK encoded by the coding sequence ATGGGTAAAATAATTGGTATTGACTTAGGAACAACTAACTCATGTGTTGCAGTATTAGAAGGTGGAGAGCCAGTTGTAATTCCAAATGCTGAAGGAAATAGAACAACACCATCTGTTGTAGCATTTACAAAGAATGGAGAAAGACTTGTAGGAGAAACAGCAAAAAGACAGGGAATTACAAATCCTGATAAGACAATTATGTCTATAAAAAGAGAAATGGGTACTGATCATAAAACAACTATTGATGGAAAAGACTATTCACCGCAAGAAATATCAGCAATGACACTTATGAAGTTAAAAGCAGATGCTGAAAGTTATTTAGGAGAAAAAGTTACCGAAGCAGTTATTACGGTTCCTGCTTATTTTACAGATAGTCAAAGACAAGCTACAAAAGATTCTGGAAAAATTGCAGGTCTTGAAGTAAAAAGAATTATCAATGAGCCAACAGCAGCATCTTTAGCATATGGATTAGATAAAGAAAATGAGCATCAAAAGATTATCGTATTTGACTTAGGTGGAGGAACTTTTGACGTTTCTGTATTAGAACTTGGGGATGGTGTATTTGAAGTATTAGCTACTCATGGAAATAATCACCTTGGTGGAGATGATTTTGACCAAGTAATCATAGACTTTTTAGCTGAAAGCTTCCAAAAAGAGCATGGGGTAGATTTAAGAAAAGATAAAATGTCTCTACAAAGATTAAAAGAAGCTGCTGAAAATGCAAAGAAAGAATTATCAAGTACACAAACAGCAAATATAAACTTACCATTTATTACAGCAACTGCAGAGGGACCATTACATTTAAATATGGATTTAACAAGAGCAAAGTTTAATCAACTTTCAGCTAGCTTAGTAGAAGCGACAATGGAACCAACAAGAAAAGCATTAAATGATGCAGGTCTTTCAACAGGAGAAGTGGATAAGGTAATCCTTGTAGGAGGATCAACAAGAATTCCAGCAGTTCAAGAAGCTGTTCAGAAACTTACAGGAAAAGAGCCTCATAAAGGAGTAAATCCTGATGAATGTGTAGCAATTGGTGCTGCTATTCAAGCTGGAGTATTAACTGGAGAAGTAAAAGATGTATTATTACTTGATGTAACACCACTTTCATTAGGAATTGAAACTCTTGGAAGTGTGTTTACAAAATTGATTGAAAGAAATACAACAATTCCTACAAGAAAGAGCCAAGTTTTCTCTACTGCAGCAGATAATCAAACAGCTGTTGATATTCATGTATTACAAGGGGAAAGACAAATGGCAAGTGACAATATCACATTAGGTAGATTCCAATTAGGTGGTATTATGCCAGCACCAAGAGGTGTTCCTCAAATTGAAGTAACTTTTGATATTGATGCTAATGGTATTGTAAATGTTAGTGCAAAGGATAAAGGTACAGGTAAAGAGCAAAAGATTACAATTACTGCATCAACAAATTTAAGTGATGAAGAAATAGAAAAAAAGGTAAAAGATGCTGAAAAGTTTGCAGAAGAAGATAAGAAAAGAAAAGAAGCCATTGAAGCAAAAAATAAAGCAGATACAATGGTTTATGAAACAGAAAAAGCATTAAAAGAAGTTGGAGATAAAATTAGTGCTGAAGAAAAAACAGACGTTGAAGGAAAGCTTGAAGTACTTAAAAAAGCTATAGAAAGTGATGATACAGAAGCTATTACAAAAGCAACAGAAGAATTAACAAATGCTTTCCATGCATTATCTCAAAAGATGTATCAAGAAGCAGCTGGGCAAAATCCAGGTGCAGCAGAAGGACAAAATACAGAGAGTAGCCAGGATGATAATGTTGTAGATGCAGATTATGAAGTGGTAGATGATGATAAATAG
- the dnaJ gene encoding molecular chaperone DnaJ — MSKRDYYEVLGVDKGADEQTIKRAYRKMAMKYHPDRNPGDTQAEEKFKEANEAYEILSDQNKRARYDQFGHAGVDGNAQGGFGGASGFGGFEDIFGDIFDMFGGGFSSSRRKAGPKKGDDLKYELPISFEEAAFGVEKEITIKRHENCSTCNGTGAKPGTSKKTCSKCNGTGEVRYATRTPLGQFVNVKPCDACNGEGHIIEKPCEKCHGTGKELKQKKIQIKVPAGVDTGSVIPLRGEGEPGEKGGPSGDLYIVLRVRPHGIFKRDGNDVICEIPITFVQATLGDELVVPTLDGKIKYNIAEGTQSGTIFRIKGKGIPSLRGYGRGDLYVKVIVEVPKKLNEKQKELLKQFADIMGEDVHEQRKSFFHKVKEVFGI, encoded by the coding sequence ATGTCTAAAAGAGATTACTATGAAGTTTTAGGTGTAGACAAAGGTGCTGATGAACAAACCATAAAGAGAGCCTATAGAAAAATGGCTATGAAATATCATCCAGATAGAAATCCAGGAGATACACAAGCAGAAGAAAAATTTAAAGAAGCCAATGAAGCTTATGAAATATTAAGTGATCAAAACAAAAGAGCAAGATATGATCAATTTGGTCATGCAGGTGTAGATGGAAATGCACAAGGCGGATTTGGTGGAGCATCTGGGTTTGGTGGATTTGAGGATATATTTGGTGATATCTTTGATATGTTTGGAGGTGGATTTTCAAGCTCTAGAAGAAAAGCAGGTCCGAAAAAGGGTGATGACTTAAAATATGAGTTGCCGATAAGCTTTGAAGAGGCCGCATTTGGAGTTGAAAAAGAGATAACCATCAAAAGACATGAGAATTGCAGCACGTGTAATGGAACAGGAGCAAAACCTGGAACAAGCAAAAAAACTTGTAGTAAGTGTAATGGAACAGGTGAAGTCCGTTATGCAACGAGAACACCATTAGGTCAATTTGTAAATGTAAAACCTTGTGATGCATGTAATGGAGAAGGTCATATTATAGAAAAACCTTGTGAAAAGTGCCATGGAACTGGTAAAGAACTAAAACAAAAGAAAATACAAATTAAAGTTCCAGCAGGTGTAGATACGGGTTCTGTCATCCCATTAAGAGGGGAAGGTGAACCAGGAGAAAAAGGTGGGCCTAGTGGGGATTTATATATAGTTTTAAGAGTAAGACCTCATGGAATTTTTAAAAGAGATGGAAACGATGTGATTTGTGAGATTCCAATTACTTTTGTACAGGCAACATTAGGAGATGAATTAGTTGTTCCTACCTTAGATGGGAAAATAAAGTATAATATTGCGGAAGGAACACAAAGTGGAACAATTTTTAGGATAAAAGGTAAGGGGATACCAAGCTTAAGAGGTTATGGAAGAGGGGACCTTTACGTAAAAGTGATTGTAGAAGTTCCTAAGAAATTAAATGAAAAACAAAAAGAATTATTGAAACAATTTGCAGATATAATGGGCGAAGATGTACATGAACAAAGAAAATCCTTTTTTCATAAAGTAAAAGAGGTTTTTGGTATTTAA
- the mtaB gene encoding tRNA (N(6)-L-threonylcarbamoyladenosine(37)-C(2))-methylthiotransferase MtaB, producing MKKVAFYTLGCKVNQYETEAMGELFEKAGYGIVDSGEHADVYVINTCTVTNLGDRKSRQFIRRAKRKNPKAIIAVVGCYSQTSPEEVSAIEGVNIVLGTNHRKNIVEYVENIQEENEKINVVENIMEIQEFEEMTIGEIKGKTRAYLKIQEGCNQYCTYCIIPYARGQIRSRRLEDIVKEVQRLAKNHFKEIVLTGIHVASYGKDFENTSLLDVIRSVHEVEGIERIRLSSIEPTIMTEDFVKTLANLKKVCPHFHLSLQSGCDETLKRMNRKYTTTEYKMIVERIRKYIKDVSITTDIMVGFPGETEEEFEKTMQFVEEIGFGQIHVFKYSKRKGTPAAKFENQVPSQIKNIRSERLIDLARKSLINYHEKFMNTPKMVLFETTSNEKEDHYEGLTDNYIRVLCQSNENLEGKILKVTLEKISGEVVIGKIVNQ from the coding sequence ATGAAAAAAGTAGCATTTTATACCCTTGGATGTAAAGTGAATCAATATGAAACAGAGGCTATGGGAGAACTGTTTGAAAAAGCAGGATATGGAATTGTAGATAGTGGTGAGCATGCAGACGTATATGTAATCAATACGTGTACAGTTACAAATCTAGGAGATCGAAAGTCACGACAGTTTATCCGTAGGGCAAAAAGAAAAAATCCTAAAGCTATTATTGCAGTTGTAGGATGTTACTCTCAAACATCACCAGAAGAAGTATCTGCCATTGAAGGTGTAAATATTGTTTTAGGAACAAACCACCGAAAAAACATTGTTGAATATGTAGAGAATATACAAGAAGAAAATGAAAAGATTAATGTAGTTGAAAATATTATGGAGATACAAGAATTTGAAGAAATGACTATAGGAGAAATAAAAGGCAAAACTAGAGCATATCTTAAAATTCAAGAGGGATGTAATCAATACTGTACCTATTGTATTATTCCATATGCACGAGGACAGATTCGAAGTAGAAGGTTAGAGGATATTGTAAAAGAAGTACAAAGACTTGCAAAGAATCATTTTAAGGAGATTGTCCTTACTGGTATTCATGTGGCATCTTATGGGAAAGATTTTGAAAATACATCATTACTAGATGTGATTAGGAGTGTGCATGAGGTTGAAGGTATTGAAAGAATAAGACTAAGTTCTATTGAACCAACCATTATGACAGAAGATTTTGTAAAAACTTTGGCAAATTTAAAAAAAGTTTGCCCACATTTTCATTTATCTCTTCAAAGTGGATGTGATGAGACTCTTAAGAGAATGAATAGAAAATATACAACAACAGAGTATAAAATGATTGTAGAAAGAATAAGAAAATATATAAAAGATGTATCCATTACCACAGATATTATGGTAGGATTTCCTGGAGAAACAGAAGAAGAATTTGAAAAGACCATGCAATTTGTAGAAGAAATAGGGTTTGGTCAAATTCATGTATTTAAATATTCTAAAAGAAAAGGAACGCCAGCAGCCAAATTTGAAAATCAAGTACCTTCTCAAATTAAAAATATTCGAAGTGAAAGGTTGATTGATTTAGCGAGAAAAAGTTTAATTAATTATCATGAGAAATTTATGAATACACCTAAAATGGTTTTGTTTGAAACTACAAGTAATGAAAAGGAAGACCATTATGAAGGATTGACAGATAACTATATACGAGTTCTTTGCCAATCTAATGAAAATTTAGAAGGCAAAATATTAAAAGTAACACTTGAAAAAATATCAGGGGAAGTTGTTATAGGAAAAATAGTAAATCAATAG
- a CDS encoding histidine triad nucleotide-binding protein has translation MADCIFCKIASKEIPSKLVYEDDYMMAFHDIEPQAPTHVVIIPKEHIGSLDDLSNEHKNLIGHIFLSIKDIAKALDLREGYRVVSNCGELGGQTVGHIHFHLLGGRQLQWPPG, from the coding sequence ATGGCTGATTGTATTTTTTGTAAAATAGCATCTAAAGAAATTCCATCAAAATTGGTATATGAAGATGATTACATGATGGCTTTTCATGATATAGAACCTCAAGCACCAACCCATGTGGTTATTATTCCAAAAGAACATATAGGGTCTTTAGATGATCTTTCTAATGAACATAAAAATCTTATAGGACATATTTTCCTTTCTATAAAAGATATTGCAAAAGCATTAGATTTAAGAGAGGGATATAGAGTTGTAAGCAATTGTGGAGAGTTAGGTGGTCAAACGGTAGGTCATATACATTTTCATCTTCTAGGTGGAAGACAACTTCAATGGCCTCCAGGTTAA
- a CDS encoding GatB/YqeY domain-containing protein, with product MSLKERLMADLKAAMKEKNKVKKSVVTMVRSAIKQYEVDNRAELDDEGILEIISKQVKQKKDAIEEFAKGDRDDLVNEAKAEIDVLMDYLPEQLTEDEVSQIVTQTIEEIGANSIKDMGKVMSAVMPKVKGRTDGKTVNKIVKQFLQ from the coding sequence ATGTCCCTCAAAGAGAGATTAATGGCTGACTTAAAGGCAGCTATGAAAGAAAAGAATAAAGTAAAAAAATCTGTTGTGACAATGGTAAGATCTGCCATAAAGCAATACGAAGTTGACAATAGAGCAGAGCTTGATGATGAAGGCATTTTAGAGATCATATCAAAACAAGTAAAGCAAAAAAAGGATGCTATTGAAGAGTTTGCTAAAGGAGATAGAGATGATTTAGTAAATGAGGCAAAAGCTGAAATAGATGTTTTAATGGACTATTTGCCAGAACAATTAACAGAAGATGAAGTTTCACAAATTGTTACTCAAACAATCGAAGAGATTGGTGCAAATAGTATAAAAGATATGGGCAAAGTCATGTCTGCAGTAATGCCGAAAGTAAAAGGCAGAACTGATGGTAAAACTGTAAATAAAATCGTTAAGCAATTTTTACAATAA
- the yqfC gene encoding sporulation protein YqfC, with amino-acid sequence MKSKTKEIRESVSELLELPKDIMLDLPRITLLGKLQLYIENHKGIIEYSDTRIRVNTKSGVIRITGRELSIKTIVTEEIIICGQVENIEFIE; translated from the coding sequence ATGAAAAGCAAAACAAAAGAAATAAGAGAGAGCGTATCGGAACTATTAGAACTTCCCAAGGACATTATGTTAGATCTTCCTAGAATTACTTTGCTCGGAAAGTTACAGTTGTACATAGAGAATCATAAAGGAATTATTGAATATTCTGATACACGAATAAGAGTGAATACAAAGAGTGGTGTAATTAGGATAACAGGAAGAGAGCTTTCAATAAAAACGATTGTTACTGAAGAAATTATTATATGTGGTCAAGTTGAAAATATTGAGTTTATAGAATAA
- the prmA gene encoding 50S ribosomal protein L11 methyltransferase, whose product MKWIEVKIKTTTEAVEAVANILYDVGVGGVAIEDPNDPIFKQKESGDWDYMDESILQSDYEGAIVKGYLPESEDLLDKIELIKQSVEKIPQYNLDKGLGEVTTSEVYEEDWANAWKKYYKPKKIGDQVVIKPSWEEYTPSSDDIVIELDPGMAFGTGTHETTMMCIQNLEKYVNNTSTVFDIGCGSGILSIVAAKLGAKEVIGVDLDEVAVKASKQNVSDNGVENIVTIKHGNLMDVIDGQADLVVANIIADVIIYLSNFIKDFMKEKSVFIASGIILDKVDEVVNALEKNKMEIIEVRKQGEWAAIVSKPTGDKKDA is encoded by the coding sequence ATGAAATGGATAGAAGTGAAAATTAAAACCACTACAGAGGCTGTTGAGGCGGTAGCAAATATTTTATATGATGTAGGCGTAGGTGGAGTAGCCATAGAAGACCCAAATGATCCTATTTTTAAACAAAAGGAATCTGGAGATTGGGACTATATGGATGAATCTATCCTACAAAGTGATTATGAAGGAGCAATTGTAAAGGGATATCTTCCAGAGAGTGAGGATTTATTAGATAAAATAGAACTAATAAAGCAAAGCGTAGAAAAAATACCACAATATAATCTTGATAAAGGATTGGGAGAAGTGACCACATCAGAAGTATATGAAGAGGATTGGGCCAATGCATGGAAAAAATATTATAAACCTAAAAAAATAGGGGACCAAGTAGTAATCAAACCTTCTTGGGAAGAATATACGCCGTCATCGGATGACATTGTTATAGAACTTGACCCTGGTATGGCATTTGGAACAGGAACCCATGAAACAACGATGATGTGTATACAAAATTTAGAGAAATATGTAAACAACACTTCAACAGTATTCGATATTGGTTGTGGAAGTGGGATTCTTTCTATTGTAGCTGCAAAGCTTGGAGCTAAAGAAGTGATTGGTGTTGATTTAGATGAAGTAGCTGTAAAAGCATCTAAACAAAATGTATCAGACAATGGGGTAGAAAATATTGTTACAATTAAACATGGAAATCTAATGGATGTGATTGATGGACAAGCAGATCTTGTTGTTGCAAATATTATTGCAGATGTAATTATATACTTATCTAACTTTATAAAAGATTTTATGAAAGAAAAAAGTGTTTTTATTGCTTCGGGTATTATTCTTGATAAAGTGGATGAAGTCGTTAATGCTTTAGAAAAGAATAAAATGGAAATTATAGAAGTTCGTAAGCAGGGTGAATGGGCAGCCATTGTTTCAAAACCAACGGGAGATAAAAAAGATGCATAG
- the rpsU gene encoding 30S ribosomal protein S21, with translation MSTEIRIGESETLESALRRFKRSCAKSGVLSEVRKREHYEKPSVKRKKKAEAARRNKAKKRF, from the coding sequence ATGTCAACAGAAATAAGAATCGGAGAAAGCGAAACTCTTGAAAGTGCTCTTCGCAGATTCAAGCGCTCATGTGCAAAAAGTGGTGTTTTATCAGAAGTTAGAAAAAGAGAACATTACGAAAAGCCTAGTGTAAAACGTAAGAAGAAAGCAGAAGCTGCTAGAAGAAATAAAGCGAAGAAAAGATTCTAA
- the grpE gene encoding nucleotide exchange factor GrpE, with protein MEENNFQEEKNDEIVDDNLDATKEELKEESQMDEGSIDFKKLQEEKEELNSQYLRMTADFQNYKKRVEKEKSDIYQFANEKLILDLLPIVDNFERAVKSYKDEGKDESFTQGVEMILQQFLEVFKKNGAEEIEALGKEFDPNFHHAVMQEESDEHESNTVIDVFQKGYILNGKTIRPSMVKVVK; from the coding sequence ATGGAAGAAAATAATTTCCAGGAAGAGAAAAATGATGAAATTGTAGACGATAACTTAGATGCTACAAAAGAAGAATTAAAAGAAGAGTCTCAAATGGATGAAGGTAGCATAGATTTTAAGAAGCTACAAGAAGAAAAAGAAGAGTTAAATAGCCAATATTTAAGAATGACAGCAGATTTTCAAAATTATAAAAAAAGAGTAGAAAAAGAAAAAAGTGATATCTATCAATTTGCAAATGAAAAATTAATATTAGATTTGCTTCCAATTGTAGATAATTTTGAGAGAGCTGTAAAATCTTATAAAGATGAAGGAAAAGATGAATCCTTTACACAAGGAGTAGAGATGATTCTACAACAATTTTTAGAGGTGTTCAAAAAAAATGGAGCAGAGGAAATTGAAGCTTTAGGAAAAGAGTTTGACCCAAATTTTCATCATGCTGTTATGCAAGAAGAAAGTGATGAACATGAAAGCAATACAGTAATAGATGTTTTTCAAAAGGGATATATCCTTAATGGGAAGACTATTCGACCAAGTATGGTTAAAGTTGTAAAATAA
- the floA gene encoding flotillin-like protein FloA (flotillin-like protein involved in membrane lipid rafts) codes for MSPVIGIGIIVIVALLLLGILLSFIPVGLWITAYFSGVKIGIFTLIGMRFRRVSPSRIVNPLIKATKAGLDLNIDKLEAHYLAGGNVNSVVDALIAAQRADISLEFERAAAIDLAGREVLSAVQVSVNPKVIETPKVSAVSKDGIEVMVKARVTVRVNIERLVGGAGEETIIARVGEGIVTTVGSSETHKEVLENPDLISRTVLAKGLDAGTAFEILSIDVADIDVGRNIGAQLQTEQAEADKRIAQAKAEERRAMAVAKEQEMVAAVQEMRAKVVEAEAEVPKAMAEALRSGKLGVMDYYNMQNVMADTSMRKTISLLGKEEDNNPKETK; via the coding sequence ATGTCACCAGTTATTGGTATAGGGATTATTGTTATTGTAGCACTTTTGTTATTAGGGATACTTTTGAGTTTTATTCCTGTAGGATTATGGATTACAGCATATTTTTCAGGTGTAAAAATAGGGATTTTTACTTTGATAGGGATGCGTTTTAGAAGAGTATCTCCATCAAGAATTGTAAATCCTCTTATTAAAGCCACGAAAGCAGGATTAGATTTAAATATTGATAAATTAGAAGCCCATTATCTTGCTGGAGGGAATGTAAATAGTGTAGTTGATGCTCTTATCGCAGCGCAAAGGGCAGATATATCTTTAGAATTTGAAAGAGCAGCTGCCATTGATTTAGCAGGGAGAGAAGTGTTAAGTGCTGTTCAGGTAAGTGTTAATCCAAAAGTCATAGAAACACCAAAGGTTTCAGCTGTTTCTAAGGATGGAATAGAAGTAATGGTAAAAGCAAGAGTAACCGTAAGAGTAAACATTGAAAGACTTGTGGGTGGTGCTGGAGAAGAAACGATTATAGCTAGAGTAGGAGAAGGAATTGTAACTACTGTAGGTAGCTCTGAGACCCATAAGGAAGTATTAGAAAATCCTGATTTGATTTCAAGAACAGTTTTAGCTAAAGGACTAGATGCGGGTACTGCTTTTGAAATATTATCTATTGATGTTGCAGATATAGATGTAGGAAGAAATATTGGAGCACAACTTCAGACAGAACAAGCAGAAGCAGATAAAAGAATTGCTCAAGCAAAAGCAGAAGAAAGACGAGCTATGGCTGTTGCTAAGGAACAAGAAATGGTTGCAGCTGTTCAGGAAATGAGGGCAAAAGTTGTAGAAGCAGAAGCGGAAGTGCCAAAAGCTATGGCAGAGGCTTTAAGATCTGGAAAACTTGGGGTAATGGATTATTATAACATGCAAAATGTTATGGCAGATACGAGTATGAGAAAAACCATATCTTTATTAGGAAAGGAAGAAGATAATAATCCTAAAGAAACGAAATAA
- a CDS encoding 16S rRNA (uracil(1498)-N(3))-methyltransferase: protein MHRFFVDEKNISEENKKIFMDDSEDVKHIGKVLRLSKDDCIEVCNGNNYDYIGKIVAISKAQIELEILEKKISGTESNIQVTLFQGIPKSSKMDMIIQKCTELGIVKIVPVITERTIVQIKDKKAETKKIQRWQKVADSAAKQCKRGVIPKVTEPVSFEEMIHNLSTYDLKIIPYEQERKEGLKNILSTNKEYKKVAIIIGPEGGFEQDEVIKAQNAGVKSITLGPRILRTETAGFVALSILMYEIGDLGGK from the coding sequence ATGCATAGATTTTTTGTAGATGAGAAAAATATCTCAGAAGAAAACAAAAAAATTTTCATGGATGATTCAGAAGATGTAAAACATATAGGAAAGGTTTTAAGACTTTCTAAAGATGATTGTATAGAAGTTTGCAATGGAAATAATTATGACTACATAGGAAAAATCGTAGCCATATCAAAAGCGCAAATAGAATTAGAAATTCTTGAGAAAAAAATATCAGGTACTGAATCTAATATACAAGTTACTCTTTTTCAAGGAATTCCTAAATCAAGTAAAATGGATATGATTATACAAAAATGTACTGAATTAGGGATCGTAAAAATCGTTCCTGTAATAACAGAAAGAACTATTGTGCAAATAAAAGATAAAAAAGCTGAGACTAAAAAGATTCAAAGATGGCAAAAGGTTGCAGATTCAGCAGCGAAGCAATGCAAACGAGGTGTTATACCCAAAGTTACAGAACCCGTTTCTTTTGAAGAAATGATTCATAATTTATCAACGTATGATTTGAAAATCATACCCTATGAACAGGAACGAAAAGAAGGATTAAAAAATATTTTAAGCACGAACAAAGAATATAAGAAAGTGGCCATCATCATTGGTCCAGAAGGTGGATTTGAACAGGATGAAGTTATAAAAGCTCAAAATGCTGGAGTAAAATCTATTACTCTAGGGCCTAGAATATTAAGAACAGAAACTGCCGGATTTGTAGCTTTAAGTATATTAATGTATGAGATAGGGGATTTAGGAGGCAAATAA
- a CDS encoding NfeD family protein, with product MKKIYIKFIVFMIFCMLFSIYSYAENEKNVYVIPIKGEINPAVTQFVKSSLEKAESDPNSVAVIFEIDTLGGMIKEATKIRDAIMKTPLRTISFVNKRAESAGALITIASENIAMSSGSTIGSAETIPYTEKNISYWKGELRTTAQQRGRDTRLVEAMADRRIEIKNPKDPDKYIIKKGELLNLTTKEAEELGFTDLVGNSYEEILKRFDIQYSEIINIQTDFKMSIAQIVSSSIFLPIILSIGFIGLLIEFFTPGFGMGGTLSIIAFTVFFGGSMLAGNASFAVISIFIAGVLLLLIEAIAPGFGAPGIGGILCIIISIILSSDSIALGITSLAIALVLTIISAILLLKYGPRNQYFDKIILATALKKEKGFVSNVEKDEMLGLEGVTITPLRPSGAVLVNDQRIDVVTAGEFIEVHMKVKIIKVEGRKIVVKKIS from the coding sequence TTGAAAAAAATCTATATAAAATTCATAGTATTTATGATTTTTTGCATGCTTTTTAGTATATATAGCTATGCTGAAAATGAAAAAAATGTATATGTTATTCCAATCAAAGGAGAAATCAACCCTGCAGTTACACAGTTTGTAAAAAGTTCACTAGAAAAAGCGGAAAGTGATCCTAATTCTGTAGCTGTGATCTTTGAAATTGATACTTTAGGAGGTATGATCAAAGAAGCTACGAAAATAAGAGATGCTATAATGAAGACACCTCTAAGAACTATTTCTTTTGTAAATAAAAGAGCAGAATCTGCAGGTGCTCTTATTACAATAGCATCAGAAAATATTGCCATGAGCAGTGGGAGTACAATAGGGTCTGCTGAAACCATTCCATACACGGAAAAAAATATTTCTTATTGGAAGGGAGAATTAAGAACTACTGCCCAGCAAAGAGGACGAGATACAAGATTAGTTGAAGCAATGGCAGATAGACGTATTGAGATAAAAAATCCTAAAGATCCAGATAAGTACATTATCAAAAAAGGAGAACTCCTTAACTTAACGACAAAAGAAGCGGAGGAATTAGGATTTACAGACTTAGTAGGAAATAGTTATGAGGAAATTTTAAAAAGGTTTGATATTCAATATTCAGAAATAATAAATATACAGACAGATTTTAAAATGAGTATTGCTCAAATTGTTTCTAGCTCTATATTTTTGCCAATCATTTTAAGTATAGGCTTCATAGGACTCCTTATAGAGTTTTTCACACCAGGATTTGGAATGGGTGGAACATTAAGCATTATTGCTTTTACAGTTTTCTTTGGAGGAAGTATGTTAGCTGGAAATGCAAGCTTTGCAGTGATTTCTATTTTTATTGCTGGTGTGCTTCTTCTCTTGATTGAAGCTATTGCACCTGGATTTGGAGCTCCGGGGATTGGAGGAATACTGTGTATTATCATTAGCATTATATTATCTTCAGATTCTATTGCCCTCGGAATAACATCTTTAGCTATTGCTTTAGTGTTAACGATTATTTCTGCCATATTGTTGCTAAAATATGGACCAAGGAATCAATATTTTGACAAAATTATTCTTGCAACAGCGTTAAAAAAGGAAAAAGGTTTTGTATCAAACGTTGAAAAGGATGAAATGCTAGGATTAGAAGGAGTCACCATCACACCACTGCGTCCTTCTGGAGCCGTACTTGTAAATGATCAAAGAATCGATGTGGTTACAGCGGGAGAGTTTATAGAGGTACATATGAAAGTAAAAATTATTAAGGTGGAAGGTAGAAAAATTGTAGTGAAAAAAATATCTTAG